One stretch of Akkermansia sp. RCC_12PD DNA includes these proteins:
- a CDS encoding two-component regulator propeller domain-containing protein, protein MKLSVVKRFLCGIFFPFLGMISPSSLLGVPTTVSVPDIFPVCPISYVTGTMLATDGSLWVIGENASIYRLDAGSRENDSWLDLRYFKNFPNTSDFRCIVQDKQGRIWVGTDHSGVAVFNGEEWKTYTQETVLLGDRVYALAVSPLSGEIAIASSGGVSIYNPKDESWKDLTRADGLVSDQVSSLCFDKKGMLWVAYHCGGVSYSSSQNRYLKWKTIQSKWYWDEKQNIRQPETPSGEGLPSNLCNVIMEGHNGSILLATCGGLAWTSKTGNWQYMRGTDYNFKNEGVFGAKISRNKKRVVKNDYFLKEDYVSALQSTEKGIFVGFRSYGAILLDHKTHSVIKDYGKDKRNSLSSQFVTTIVAYPNGTVLAGTYGKGLVMLERGKKEWTFDKHEIDQCPPFPKEPSVLSVENLTALGENKLHSDKRDVFFWKEDWNTKGDWCERYGRDYALLCATNAPRDDYFYSFPNQKISVVGKTGANQKKGEGLRHWIHWGCANNNENVLRNIMSGIRTEAEWDDHGENYARSFDGPDVWAFLSLPQGWYHFALYFYNPNGHEKNPALRDYLIEVRKFPLMESPNNNYELKDTLEKGDISKLTKYPVLARSRVNFFTRSGVYKSFLAKGGCLYAIRICKNNSFNTILNGIFVTKLLDGKGNKHVREHPSRQYCNIYPKPPSINGEETTKGIINIFDNVAKIPANANDASRSEALKTYIYRTAVKNGEKLDTIKFMRWHLNLWNQEERNAMEELMAKSWFNKQERLSGIYCSSLVFPKSPRVIPFTPLEIFDMKLLGIEWKSYLPGSSSEPPMSVDEMKKKSYEITKSKNRFELYKQYKMQKNEIK, encoded by the coding sequence ATGAAATTATCCGTTGTTAAACGTTTTTTATGTGGGATATTTTTTCCATTTTTAGGAATGATTTCACCATCGTCTCTTCTTGGAGTTCCAACGACAGTATCTGTTCCAGATATATTTCCCGTATGCCCCATTTCCTATGTTACAGGTACAATGTTGGCTACTGATGGCTCGTTATGGGTGATTGGTGAAAACGCGTCCATTTACCGATTGGATGCTGGATCAAGAGAAAACGATTCGTGGTTGGATCTTCGTTATTTTAAAAATTTTCCGAATACTTCTGATTTTCGTTGCATAGTACAGGATAAACAGGGGCGTATATGGGTAGGAACAGACCATAGTGGGGTTGCCGTCTTCAATGGGGAGGAATGGAAAACTTACACTCAGGAAACTGTTCTTTTAGGGGACAGAGTGTACGCTCTGGCCGTGTCTCCATTAAGTGGGGAAATAGCCATAGCTTCTTCCGGTGGAGTAAGCATTTATAATCCCAAGGATGAAAGTTGGAAGGATCTAACACGTGCCGATGGTTTGGTATCAGATCAAGTTTCTTCGTTATGCTTTGATAAAAAGGGAATGTTATGGGTAGCTTATCATTGTGGGGGAGTTTCCTATTCCTCTTCTCAAAATAGATATTTGAAATGGAAGACAATACAGTCTAAATGGTATTGGGATGAAAAACAAAATATCCGCCAGCCGGAAACTCCCTCAGGGGAAGGGCTACCTTCCAATCTTTGCAATGTTATTATGGAAGGGCATAATGGCAGTATTCTTCTTGCTACCTGCGGCGGTTTAGCTTGGACTTCTAAAACAGGTAATTGGCAATATATGAGAGGAACAGATTATAATTTCAAAAATGAAGGTGTGTTTGGAGCAAAAATCTCTAGAAATAAAAAAAGAGTTGTAAAAAATGATTATTTTCTGAAAGAGGATTATGTATCTGCCTTACAATCTACGGAGAAAGGGATTTTTGTAGGGTTTAGAAGTTACGGAGCAATCTTGCTAGATCACAAAACTCATTCAGTTATTAAGGATTACGGTAAAGATAAAAGAAATTCACTTTCATCTCAATTCGTTACAACCATTGTAGCTTATCCAAATGGTACGGTATTAGCTGGAACTTATGGAAAAGGGCTAGTCATGCTTGAACGGGGGAAAAAAGAATGGACTTTTGATAAACATGAAATAGACCAGTGTCCTCCTTTTCCTAAGGAGCCATCAGTGCTTTCTGTGGAGAATTTGACAGCCTTAGGGGAAAATAAACTCCATAGTGATAAAAGAGATGTTTTTTTCTGGAAAGAGGATTGGAACACAAAAGGGGATTGGTGCGAACGCTATGGTCGTGATTATGCTCTTTTATGTGCTACCAATGCTCCACGAGATGACTATTTTTACAGTTTTCCTAATCAAAAAATTTCTGTGGTAGGGAAAACAGGAGCGAATCAGAAAAAAGGAGAAGGGCTTCGACATTGGATTCATTGGGGATGTGCCAATAATAATGAAAATGTATTAAGGAATATTATGTCTGGTATTCGGACAGAGGCTGAATGGGATGATCATGGTGAAAATTATGCAAGATCATTTGATGGTCCAGATGTATGGGCCTTTCTCTCATTGCCTCAGGGATGGTATCATTTCGCTCTTTATTTTTATAACCCGAATGGACATGAGAAAAATCCGGCTTTGCGCGATTATCTGATAGAGGTCAGGAAATTTCCCCTTATGGAATCACCTAATAATAATTATGAGTTAAAAGATACTCTTGAAAAAGGTGATATTTCCAAGTTGACTAAATATCCTGTTCTTGCAAGAAGCCGAGTTAATTTCTTCACACGCTCAGGTGTTTATAAATCTTTCCTTGCCAAAGGTGGATGTCTTTATGCGATCAGAATTTGTAAGAATAATTCTTTTAATACTATTTTAAACGGTATTTTTGTGACAAAACTCTTGGATGGAAAAGGAAACAAACATGTCCGAGAACATCCCTCCCGTCAATATTGTAATATCTATCCGAAACCTCCCTCCATCAATGGAGAAGAAACTACAAAAGGAATAATTAATATTTTTGATAACGTTGCTAAAATTCCTGCAAATGCTAACGATGCCTCAAGAAGTGAGGCATTGAAAACATATATTTACCGGACTGCTGTTAAAAATGGAGAAAAATTAGATACTATTAAATTTATGCGATGGCATTTGAATTTATGGAATCAAGAAGAAAGAAATGCCATGGAAGAGCTGATGGCAAAGTCTTGGTTTAATAAACAGGAACGTCTAAGCGGTATTTATTGTTCTTCTTTAGTTTTTCCGAAAAGTCCGCGTGTAATTCCGTTTACTCCTTTAGAAATTTTTGATATGAAATTATTGGGTATAGAATGGAAATCATATTTGCCCGGTTCTTCTTCCGAGCCACCAATGTCAGTTGATGAAATGAAGAAAAAGTCGTATGAAATTACCAAGTCTAAAAATAGATTTGAGTTATATAAGCAATATAAGATGCAAAAAAATGAAATAAAATAA
- the rpoN gene encoding RNA polymerase factor sigma-54 produces MSEVSLQHGMTRQMVAGQSMQTGMQILQASSLELKQLIRQALETNPLLEDVPDASPEALDDEPSGDLDDMKDDGWNEFTVEGHPSAEAAARRDFMYESVVAPESLKSHLMDQAVHSALTGRSREALLLLIDSLDDRGFLTESPEELEERECFSMKDMGEALAVLRGMDPPGVGARDLRDSLLIQLEQRGLKRSLAFRLVKRCWRELAAHKYGEAALLLGAEPEEVAAALEIVRSLTPDPGCAYAPGGNPHILPDVVVEESASGELEVTLTSEYLPKLSMNEQYMEMMAEGSGSRDLRQYLRKAFREGQELIRALDMRQETILKLARAIVRKQEAFFRAGPSHLKAMGMEEIAVELGVHVSTVSRACRDKYLLCKWGMRELRSFFSSGFSAGGEAASGAGENSVASGAVQELMRALIAAENPAKPLSDARLAAALQEKGVNIARRTVAKYREQMKILPASLRKGI; encoded by the coding sequence ATGAGCGAGGTGTCCCTGCAGCACGGAATGACGCGCCAGATGGTGGCGGGACAGTCCATGCAGACGGGTATGCAGATTCTCCAGGCTTCCTCTCTGGAGCTGAAGCAGTTGATCCGTCAGGCCCTGGAGACGAACCCTCTGCTGGAGGATGTCCCGGACGCTTCTCCGGAGGCCCTTGACGATGAGCCGTCCGGAGACCTTGACGACATGAAGGATGACGGCTGGAACGAGTTTACGGTTGAAGGACACCCTTCTGCGGAGGCCGCGGCCCGGCGGGATTTCATGTATGAATCCGTCGTGGCTCCGGAGTCTCTCAAGTCCCATTTGATGGACCAGGCGGTTCATTCCGCACTGACCGGGCGGTCCAGGGAAGCCCTGCTGCTGCTGATTGATTCCCTGGATGACCGGGGATTTCTGACGGAGTCCCCGGAAGAACTGGAAGAGAGGGAATGTTTCAGCATGAAGGATATGGGAGAGGCTCTCGCGGTGCTGAGAGGAATGGACCCGCCCGGAGTGGGGGCCCGGGATTTGAGGGATTCCCTTCTGATTCAGCTGGAACAGCGCGGGCTGAAGCGGTCGCTGGCGTTCCGTCTGGTCAAACGGTGCTGGCGGGAGCTGGCGGCGCACAAGTATGGAGAGGCCGCTCTCCTGTTGGGTGCGGAACCGGAGGAAGTGGCGGCGGCCCTGGAAATTGTCAGGAGCCTGACCCCCGATCCCGGCTGTGCCTATGCGCCGGGTGGCAATCCGCATATTCTGCCGGATGTGGTCGTGGAAGAGTCGGCTTCCGGTGAACTGGAAGTGACGCTGACTTCGGAATACCTTCCGAAATTGTCCATGAATGAACAGTACATGGAGATGATGGCGGAAGGTTCCGGAAGCCGGGATTTGCGCCAGTACCTCCGCAAGGCGTTCCGGGAGGGCCAGGAACTGATACGCGCGCTGGACATGAGGCAGGAGACCATTCTCAAGCTGGCCCGGGCCATTGTCCGGAAACAGGAAGCCTTTTTCAGGGCCGGGCCGTCCCATTTGAAGGCCATGGGCATGGAGGAGATTGCGGTCGAGCTGGGCGTGCATGTTTCCACCGTTTCCCGCGCCTGCCGTGACAAATACCTGTTGTGCAAGTGGGGGATGAGGGAGTTGAGGTCCTTTTTCAGCTCCGGATTCTCCGCGGGCGGTGAGGCCGCATCCGGCGCCGGGGAGAATTCGGTCGCTTCCGGAGCTGTCCAGGAGTTGATGCGGGCGTTGATCGCGGCGGAGAATCCGGCCAAGCCCCTCAGCGATGCCAGGCTGGCTGCCGCCCTCCAGGAGAAGGGGGTGAATATCGCCCGCAGAACGGTAGCGAAGTACCGCGAACAGATGAAGATTCTGCCCGCCTCCCTGCGCAAGGGGATATGA
- a CDS encoding GDSL-type esterase/lipase family protein — MRNLHALVLACLAPCLALSALADAPSPLSPISREGTKSWKDRYDQQVEQLRNNPCGVLFLGDSITDYWDRDGKQAWDKMFKPYHPCNFGISGDQTTNLIYRITHSGMPAQTDPKLCIVMIGTNNTGHFKGGEDPEKTAIGILGAAQHLLVRFPDTHVLLLGIFPRGSGPQDKLRQHNDKINAIVAQCKLPRTTYVNINKRFLDSSGRLLPGISRDNLHFTEKGYAIWADAVLPYIKKYCRP, encoded by the coding sequence ATGAGGAATTTACATGCACTTGTCCTGGCCTGCCTGGCGCCCTGTCTCGCCCTGTCCGCCCTGGCGGACGCCCCGTCCCCTCTGTCCCCCATTTCCCGGGAAGGGACGAAAAGCTGGAAAGACCGCTACGATCAACAGGTGGAGCAGCTCAGGAACAATCCCTGCGGCGTCCTGTTCCTGGGGGATTCCATTACGGACTACTGGGACCGGGACGGAAAACAGGCATGGGATAAGATGTTCAAACCCTACCATCCCTGCAACTTCGGCATTTCCGGGGACCAGACTACCAACCTGATCTACCGCATCACTCATTCCGGCATGCCGGCACAGACGGATCCCAAACTGTGCATCGTCATGATCGGCACCAACAACACCGGACATTTCAAGGGAGGGGAAGACCCGGAAAAAACGGCCATCGGCATCCTGGGGGCGGCGCAGCACCTGCTGGTGCGCTTCCCGGACACGCACGTACTGCTTCTGGGAATTTTCCCCCGCGGCAGCGGCCCGCAAGACAAGCTGCGCCAGCACAATGATAAAATCAACGCCATTGTGGCGCAATGCAAACTGCCCCGCACCACTTACGTCAACATCAACAAGCGTTTTCTGGACTCCTCCGGCAGGCTTCTGCCCGGCATCAGCAGGGACAACCTGCACTTCACGGAAAAAGGCTACGCCATCTGGGCAGACGCCGTACTCCCCTACATCAAGAAATACTGCAGGCCGTAA
- a CDS encoding MFS transporter yields the protein MRTFTWPIALLLLGLLFQTVAFAVLNTVVPLWMEQADAAVWETGMVGSFFFLGNLAGTLMAGWLIRRTGFNGSYRCACVLCAVSTLLLVAVSGVAAWSGLRFLTGASCALVWVVVESALLRAGTLKTRGVLLASYMVVYYLGTVLGQLLIGWFPSDMVVVVSEVCGLSVAGMIPLLFVRLKSDAGSGELSPRVEIRPLLRRRSVVLGVAGCMISGVVLGTIYCLMPLFLKHQGMSHSSVGYWMALLIAAAILGQWPMGRLSDRYGRAFVMKCQSLLVIAACAGLMARGGLMAPSLVALGLAGFSLYPIAMAWGCEEASRDELVTMNQLLLLSYSVGTLAGPSLTSFLMQRYSDNWMPLVIALVALLYMPVLIVGGHRAGRASR from the coding sequence ATGCGTACATTTACATGGCCTATTGCATTGTTGCTGCTCGGTTTGCTGTTTCAGACCGTGGCGTTCGCCGTACTGAATACGGTGGTTCCGCTGTGGATGGAGCAGGCGGATGCGGCCGTGTGGGAGACGGGCATGGTGGGGTCTTTCTTTTTTCTGGGGAACCTGGCCGGCACGCTCATGGCCGGATGGCTGATACGCAGGACGGGGTTCAACGGCAGCTACCGCTGCGCGTGCGTGTTGTGCGCCGTGTCCACGCTCCTGCTGGTGGCCGTTTCCGGAGTTGCTGCCTGGAGCGGTCTCAGGTTTTTGACGGGAGCAAGCTGCGCCCTGGTTTGGGTGGTGGTGGAGAGCGCCCTGCTGAGGGCGGGAACGCTGAAGACCCGCGGCGTTCTTCTGGCTTCCTACATGGTGGTTTATTATCTGGGCACCGTGCTGGGCCAGTTGCTGATCGGCTGGTTCCCCAGCGACATGGTTGTGGTGGTCTCCGAAGTGTGCGGATTGTCCGTCGCCGGCATGATTCCGCTGTTGTTCGTCCGCTTGAAGTCGGATGCCGGCAGCGGGGAGCTTTCCCCCCGCGTGGAAATCCGGCCCCTGCTGAGACGCCGCAGCGTGGTGCTGGGCGTGGCGGGCTGCATGATTTCCGGCGTGGTTCTGGGAACGATTTACTGCCTGATGCCCCTGTTCCTGAAACACCAGGGCATGAGCCATTCCTCCGTGGGGTATTGGATGGCCCTGCTGATTGCCGCGGCCATTCTAGGGCAATGGCCCATGGGGCGGCTGTCTGACAGGTACGGGCGCGCCTTCGTGATGAAGTGCCAGTCCCTGCTGGTGATAGCCGCCTGCGCCGGCCTGATGGCCAGGGGCGGACTGATGGCCCCCTCCCTGGTCGCCCTCGGCCTGGCGGGTTTTTCCCTGTATCCCATCGCCATGGCCTGGGGATGCGAAGAAGCCTCCCGCGACGAGCTGGTGACGATGAACCAGCTCCTGCTGCTGAGCTATTCCGTGGGGACGCTGGCCGGTCCTTCCCTGACGTCGTTCCTGATGCAGCGTTATTCGGACAACTGGATGCCGCTGGTCATTGCCCTGGTGGCCCTGCTGTACATGCCCGTGCTGATCGTAGGGGGACACCGGGCGGGCAGGGCGTCCCGGTAG
- a CDS encoding manganese efflux pump MntP family protein: protein MNPADLLFLAFALSVDAFVVAFSFGLIIKKNRFRNGMEISLATGGGQFLMPVLGFFLTGTVHGYIAEWDHWLGFAVFTILGINVIREGRNHRTNKELPDVSSLTAFTLLGVGIATSIDALVAGISIYLSSVQCGASPPFHAVFLPAAVIGTTTFLCTAAGFFLARKLHRFPSFHLEAGAGIILIGLGVKMLCDHMC, encoded by the coding sequence ATGAATCCGGCTGATTTACTCTTTCTGGCATTTGCGCTATCCGTGGACGCCTTTGTAGTAGCCTTCTCCTTCGGCCTGATCATCAAGAAAAACCGGTTCCGCAACGGCATGGAAATATCCCTGGCCACCGGGGGCGGCCAATTCCTGATGCCCGTGCTGGGCTTCTTCCTCACGGGAACCGTACACGGCTACATAGCGGAATGGGACCACTGGCTGGGATTTGCCGTCTTCACCATACTGGGGATCAACGTCATCCGGGAGGGCAGGAACCACAGGACGAACAAGGAACTGCCCGACGTCTCTTCCCTGACGGCCTTCACCCTGCTGGGCGTCGGCATAGCCACCAGCATAGACGCCCTCGTAGCGGGCATCAGCATTTACCTTTCCTCTGTCCAATGCGGGGCCTCCCCGCCGTTCCACGCGGTATTCCTACCCGCGGCAGTCATTGGAACCACCACCTTCCTCTGCACGGCTGCCGGCTTTTTCCTGGCCCGCAAACTGCACCGGTTCCCCTCTTTCCATCTGGAAGCTGGTGCGGGAATCATCCTCATCGGCCTGGGAGTGAAAATGCTCTGCGACCATATGTGCTGA
- a CDS encoding discoidin domain-containing protein: MNISHLILCTSLLAAPICAAQDFTEPEAAAPVVASPLPSSMAQKISSGDFAGLQTEIREALQAAGEQTKATQKLLQDNKYRHLLDIHELLRVTGPDNMKAIFSKSPQDAAFVKAFLQDPGWMELYLGAGLIPENSPTGIQILSDIWKADGKSPDFRTYQSLATGIASVFSTGPFAGKLKANSANCNPVRRYQIFKKLHQENKLHPGFIKLRPWEIRFVTGIHWDDKSYEWLNEHINLPWRRYTDACWAAPYTGNNFFGDTIQGPLFYVPWRDSSGEAENTRTIGGVCGGLSHFGTMAAQAHGIPAYPVGQPGHCAYAVRVKRGQWKGGFGGPDGGMHNHIFGSEAPTSYLLMEAVFADNEKIDLAYQWAYQARLDEILGNKDKAIQSWQEALKQTPLHPFFRTELQRLLLEKQGMQPIDWYVYAKDALSHYKGNGFAAFGILKDVQNKFLMDIPPADRIAWFRDLHETIAATPTSWAVKFQPVLDSQSAFLTTPQEKAAYLETVLSTHLKTGDGTNFGQALEWAVKTFVENGQADTFSSAFAKVAQQAGGNGASGSAPDPKKLKEAYGKAIYATEVARSIPAFQTLSKAAASFSDANTSSNTVNTPVPQDWKLVPADGMVRCSTTCQWDSPWDHINLLRPCGGSHHTDKEANPNVIVELKNGVNLAGLIITKRNGNEDRMKKMEVSTSTDGATWFPLASTDNMSKEWVVTAPEGTRAKWIKVEAKNAQPEFMHLRHILVYEK; the protein is encoded by the coding sequence ATGAATATTTCACATCTCATTCTCTGTACCTCCCTGCTTGCCGCGCCCATCTGCGCGGCTCAGGACTTTACGGAACCGGAAGCGGCAGCTCCGGTCGTTGCCAGTCCCCTGCCTTCCTCCATGGCTCAAAAAATTTCCTCCGGCGACTTTGCCGGCCTGCAAACGGAAATCAGGGAAGCCCTGCAAGCCGCCGGCGAACAAACCAAAGCCACACAGAAACTGCTTCAGGATAACAAATACCGGCACCTGCTGGACATTCACGAGCTGCTGCGCGTTACGGGACCGGACAACATGAAAGCCATCTTCTCCAAAAGCCCCCAGGATGCGGCCTTCGTCAAGGCATTTCTGCAAGACCCGGGGTGGATGGAACTCTACCTGGGCGCGGGCCTCATTCCGGAAAACTCCCCGACCGGCATCCAAATTCTTTCCGATATCTGGAAAGCCGACGGCAAAAGCCCGGACTTCCGCACCTACCAGTCCCTAGCTACGGGAATCGCCTCCGTCTTCTCCACGGGTCCCTTCGCCGGAAAACTGAAGGCCAACTCCGCCAACTGCAACCCCGTGCGCCGCTACCAGATCTTTAAAAAACTGCATCAGGAAAACAAGCTGCACCCCGGCTTCATCAAGCTGCGCCCGTGGGAAATCCGCTTCGTCACCGGCATCCATTGGGACGACAAATCCTATGAATGGCTCAACGAGCACATCAACCTGCCCTGGCGGCGCTACACGGACGCCTGCTGGGCCGCTCCCTATACGGGCAACAACTTCTTTGGAGACACCATCCAGGGCCCCCTCTTCTACGTCCCGTGGCGTGACTCCAGCGGCGAGGCGGAAAACACCCGGACCATCGGCGGCGTCTGCGGCGGCCTCTCCCACTTCGGGACCATGGCGGCGCAGGCGCACGGCATTCCGGCCTATCCCGTGGGCCAGCCCGGCCACTGCGCCTATGCGGTGCGCGTGAAGCGCGGACAATGGAAAGGCGGTTTCGGCGGTCCGGACGGCGGCATGCACAACCACATCTTCGGCAGCGAGGCGCCTACCTCCTACCTGCTGATGGAAGCCGTTTTTGCGGACAATGAAAAAATAGACCTGGCGTACCAGTGGGCGTACCAGGCCCGGCTTGACGAAATCCTAGGCAACAAGGACAAGGCCATCCAATCCTGGCAGGAAGCGCTCAAACAAACGCCCCTCCATCCTTTCTTCCGCACGGAGCTTCAGCGGCTTCTTCTGGAAAAACAGGGCATGCAGCCCATCGACTGGTACGTGTACGCCAAGGACGCCCTCTCCCACTACAAGGGCAACGGATTCGCCGCCTTTGGCATCCTCAAGGACGTACAGAACAAATTCCTGATGGACATTCCCCCTGCGGACCGCATTGCATGGTTCCGGGACCTGCATGAAACAATCGCCGCCACTCCCACCTCATGGGCGGTAAAATTCCAGCCTGTGCTGGACTCCCAGTCCGCCTTCCTGACCACGCCGCAGGAAAAGGCGGCCTATCTGGAAACGGTTCTCTCCACCCACCTGAAAACGGGAGACGGCACCAACTTCGGCCAGGCGCTGGAATGGGCCGTCAAAACCTTTGTGGAAAACGGGCAGGCGGACACCTTCTCCAGCGCGTTCGCCAAGGTGGCCCAGCAGGCGGGCGGCAATGGAGCCTCCGGCTCCGCTCCCGATCCCAAAAAGTTGAAGGAAGCGTATGGAAAGGCCATTTACGCCACGGAAGTGGCACGCTCCATTCCGGCCTTCCAGACTCTGAGCAAAGCCGCGGCTTCCTTCTCGGACGCCAATACTTCCTCCAACACCGTTAATACACCTGTGCCCCAGGACTGGAAGCTCGTCCCCGCCGACGGCATGGTCAGGTGTTCCACCACCTGCCAGTGGGACAGCCCGTGGGACCACATCAACCTGCTGCGCCCGTGCGGCGGCTCCCACCACACGGACAAGGAAGCCAATCCGAACGTTATTGTGGAACTGAAAAACGGCGTGAATCTGGCGGGACTCATCATCACCAAGCGCAACGGCAATGAAGACCGCATGAAAAAGATGGAAGTCTCCACCTCCACGGACGGCGCCACCTGGTTCCCCCTGGCTTCCACGGACAACATGTCCAAGGAATGGGTAGTCACCGCTCCGGAAGGCACCAGGGCAAAATGGATCAAGGTGGAAGCCAAAAACGCCCAGCCCGAATTCATGCACCTGCGCCACATCCTCGTTTACGAAAAGTAA
- the eboE gene encoding metabolite traffic protein EboE, giving the protein MLSYCTNIHPAESWAETMEALRLHVPRIASELSSPLRNQPLGIGLRLSARAARELLESPEAVDSLKIWLNDNHARVETLNGFPYGNFHGERVKERVFQPDWTTPERFEYTCNLFRILALIGDERADTLTVSTLPASHSWFHADEERIFARLEAMSGFLDALSRQTGRLMQLGLEPEPFGHFHDTFGAIRFFDNLRNRSRRPELIERHIGLTYDTCHFAILREEPDFTLSAWEENNIALCKVQLSNALEFHMNELESLDLLQEFDDGVYFHQTSIRHGNHTMLFPDMPNALAYARDYAEETRNSVWRIHYHIPLYASPEPPLKDTGSFIAKTLDYLHSHPSLRPHLEVETYTWSVLPDHMKIPLASQIAREMNYIAALQHS; this is encoded by the coding sequence ATGCTTTCCTACTGCACCAATATCCACCCCGCCGAATCCTGGGCGGAAACCATGGAAGCGCTCCGACTCCATGTGCCGCGCATCGCCAGTGAACTCTCCTCTCCCCTCCGCAACCAGCCTTTGGGTATCGGCCTGCGCCTGTCGGCGCGGGCGGCGAGGGAACTGCTGGAATCACCTGAGGCTGTTGATTCCCTGAAAATCTGGCTGAATGACAACCACGCACGGGTGGAGACCCTCAACGGGTTCCCCTACGGCAACTTTCATGGAGAACGGGTGAAGGAGCGCGTCTTCCAGCCGGACTGGACCACTCCGGAACGCTTTGAATATACCTGCAACCTCTTCCGCATCCTGGCCCTCATCGGCGATGAACGGGCCGACACGCTGACCGTCAGCACGCTTCCCGCATCCCACAGCTGGTTCCACGCGGATGAAGAGCGGATTTTCGCGCGGCTGGAAGCCATGAGCGGATTCCTGGACGCGCTGAGCAGACAGACGGGACGCCTCATGCAGCTCGGCCTGGAGCCGGAACCCTTCGGCCATTTTCACGACACATTCGGGGCCATTCGCTTCTTTGACAACCTGCGCAACCGTTCCCGCCGCCCGGAACTCATCGAACGCCACATAGGGCTGACCTACGATACCTGCCACTTCGCCATTCTTCGGGAAGAACCGGATTTCACCCTCTCCGCCTGGGAGGAAAACAACATCGCCCTGTGCAAGGTCCAGCTCTCCAACGCCCTGGAATTTCACATGAACGAACTGGAAAGCCTGGACCTTCTCCAGGAATTTGACGACGGAGTCTATTTCCACCAGACCAGCATCCGGCACGGAAACCACACCATGCTTTTCCCGGACATGCCGAATGCCCTGGCCTACGCGCGGGATTATGCGGAGGAAACACGGAACTCCGTCTGGCGCATTCATTACCACATTCCCCTGTACGCGTCTCCGGAACCGCCTCTGAAAGACACGGGGTCTTTCATCGCCAAAACACTGGACTACCTGCACTCCCATCCCTCCCTCCGCCCCCATCTGGAAGTGGAAACCTACACATGGAGCGTCCTTCCGGATCACATGAAAATTCCCCTGGCCTCCCAAATCGCACGGGAAATGAACTACATTGCCGCGCTTCAGCATTCATGA